A section of the Triticum dicoccoides isolate Atlit2015 ecotype Zavitan chromosome 7A, WEW_v2.0, whole genome shotgun sequence genome encodes:
- the LOC119332236 gene encoding serrate RNA effector molecule-like, translating to MAEVADAPRRAAPGASSSPPPPPSSAGGSGDRKRGRSSPVLPPPPPGPPPPAAQNKRHRTEGGGFDRRRLGGGQDDRRFGNDHGGQGRHNNRAPDWHDSGHGGWNEGSGNSRREGLMSYKQFMQELEDDVSPVEAQSRYEEYKSEYITTQKKAYFDLHKNEDWLRNKYHPTNLESVMERRNELARATANEFFQDLQSGNFDTGPGLTSSAANKSGNNDVNVNGKKGKLGKDPDDLYYSAPKAHPVSSEPRRISIDIEQAQALICKLDSEKGIENNVLSSSDDDKAGSGSHGSMGPIVIIRGASTVKGLEGVELLDTLVTYLWRIHGVDYYGMSETNEPKGLRHVKADSRTYDGPSSNTAEWEEKLDSFWQDRIQGQDPLEILKAKDKIDAAASEVLDPHVRKIRDEKYGWKYGCGAKGCTKLFHASEFVTKHLKLKHTDFVVELTSKVREDIYFENYMNDPKAPGGTPIMQQSAPREKGRQRPPIESRLRDERGRRFDRNADSSNPDGSSENPDDPMYDSYGDPSVHGAFPPDIPAPPMLMPVPGAGPLGPFIPAPPEVAMRMLREQGGPPPFEPNAGPRPRKAGRGGGPPLGGPSPILNAPLPIMHDPRMQDPRMQDPRKIRSYQDLDAPGDEVTVLDYRSL from the exons atggcCGAGGTCGCCGATGCGCCCCGCCGCGCGGCGCCtggggcctcctcctcccctccccctcccccctcctccgccggcggcagcggcgaccGCAAGCGCGGCCGCTCCTCGCCCGTGCTCCCGCCGCCTCCCCCCGGCCCCCCTCCGCCGGCGGCGCAAAACAAGCGGCACCGGACAGAAGGAGGTGGGTTCGACCGGCGCCGTCTTGGTGGCGGGCAGGACGACAGGAG GTTTGGGAATGATCATGGTGGCCAAGGTCGACACAACAATCGTGCACCAG ATTGGCATGATTCTGGACATGGTGGATGGAATGAAGGATCAGGGAACTCCCGTAG GGAAGGTCTGATGTCTTACAAGCAGTTCATGCAGGAGCTTGAAGATGACGTTTCTCCTGTTGAAGCTCAAAGCAG ATATGAGGAGTACAAGTCAGAGTACATCACAACTCAGAAGAAAGCTTACTTTGACCTTCATAAGAATGAAGATTG GTTGAGAAACAAGTACCATCCTACTAACCTTGAATCTGTTATGGAAAG ACGGAACGAACTTGCGAGAGCTACTGCAAATGAATTCTTCCAAGATTTGCAGAGCGGAAATTTTGACAC TGGTCCAGGATTAACGAGTTCGGCAGCGAACAAATCTGGAAATAATGACGTGAATGTAAATGGAAAAAAGGGGAAACTTGGAAAGGACCCTGATGATTTATATTATTCTGCTCCCAAGGCTCATCCAGTCAGTTCTGAGCCTCGGCGAATTAGCATTGACATTGAACAAGCTCAAGCTCTCATCTGTAAACTTGATTCTGAGAAGGGTATTGAGAACAATGTTCTATCTAGTAGTGATGATGACAAAGCAGGCAGCGGATCACATGGTTCAATGGGCCCAATTGTAATAATACGGGGTGCATCTACTGTGAAGGGTCTTGAAGGTGTTGAGTTGCTGGACACTCTTGTCACTTATTTGTGGCGTATCCATGGTGTGGATTATTATGGCATGTCTGAGACAAATGAGCCAAAAGGCCTAAGGCATGTGAAAGCAGACTCAAGGACATATGATGGGCCTAGCTCAAATACAGCTGAATGGGAGGAGAAACTTGATTCATTCTGGCAAGACAGGATTCAAGGTCAGGATCCATTGGAAATATTGAAAGCAAAGGACAAGATTGATGCAGCTGCTAGTGAAGTGTTGGATCCACATGTCAGGAAAATAAGGGATGAGAAGTATGGATGGAAATATGGTTGTGGAGCTAAGGGGTGCACAAAGCTTTTCCATGCTTCTGAGTTCGTCACGAAGCATCTCAAACTCAAGCATACTGATTTTGTGGTGGAGCTGACTTCAAAAGTGAGAGAGGATATTTATTTTGAGAACTACATGAA TGATCCCAAGGCGCCTGGGGGGACACCGATCATGCAACAATCTGCTCCA AGGGAAAAGGGCAGACAGCGGCCACCAATTGAGAGTCGGCTGAGAGATGAACGTGGCCGTAGATTTGACAGAAATGCTGATTCATCAAACCCTGATGGATCCAGTGAAAACCCTGATGATCCAATGTATGATTCTTATGGTGATCCGTCTGTACATGGTGCCTTTCCTCCAGATATTCCTGCTCCTCCAATGCTGATGCCTGTGCCTGGTGCTGG CCCACTTGGGCCGTTTATTCCTGCACCACCGGAAGTTGCAATGCGTATGTTGAGGGAGCAAGGTGGGCCACCACCTTTTGAGCCGAATGCTGGTCCGCGTCCTAGGAAAGCAGGAAGGGGTGGTGGTCCCCCATTGGGTGGTCCATCACCAATCCTTAATGCTCCACTTCCTATAATGCATGATCCACGTATGCAAGATCCACGCATGCAGGATCCCCGTAAAATACGAAG CTATCAAGATCTCGACGCTCCTGGAGATGAAGTGACCGTTTTGGACTACCGGAGCCTGTAG